In Macadamia integrifolia cultivar HAES 741 unplaced genomic scaffold, SCU_Mint_v3 scaffold453, whole genome shotgun sequence, a genomic segment contains:
- the LOC122068706 gene encoding notchless protein homolog encodes MLQVPVQKHYKCAIVDRIFRDSWQSLLFTTSQGHKKWITGISWEPVHLRAPCRRFVSSSKDGDARIWDVSLRKCVICLTGHTLAVTCVKWGGDGMIYTGSQDCTIKVWETSQGKLIRELKGHGHWVNSLALSTEYVLRTGAFDNTGKQYSSPEEVKEVAQQRYAKMKGNAPERLVSGSDDFTMILWEPVISKHPKARLTGHQQLVNHVYFSPDGQWVASASFDKSVKLWNGITGKFVAAFRGHVGPVYQISWSADSRLLLSGSKDSTLKVWDIRTQKLKQDLPGHADEVFAVDWSPDGQKVASGGRDRVLKLWMN; translated from the exons ATGTTGCAAGTTCCAGTCCAAAAGCATTACAAATGTGCCATAGTTGACAG AATTTTCAGGGACTCATGGCAGTCTTTACTCTTTACTACATCTCAGGGCCACAAAAAGTGGATTACTGGTATTTCTTGGGAGCCAGTACATTTAAGAGCTCCATGCCGTCGCTTTGTAAGTTCTAGTAAAGATGGGGATGCACGCATATGGGATGTCTCATTAAGGAAATGCGTCATATGCCTCACCGGCCATACACTTGCAGTAACTTGTGTGAAGTGGGGTGGAGATGGAATGATATACACGGG CTCTCAAGATTGCACAATCAAAGTATGGGAAACTTCACAGGGGAAGCTGATCCGGGAATTGAAG ggTCATGGCCATTGGGTGAACTCTCTTGCATTGAGCACTGAGTATGTTCTTCGTACTGGGGCATTCGATAATACTGGAAAACAGTATTCATCTCCGGAGGAAGTGAAAGAG GTAGCTCAACAACGGTATGCCAAAATGAAAGGCAATGCCCCAGAAAGGCTAGTTTCAGGGTCTGATGATTTCACCATGATCTTATGGGAACCAGTTATTAGCAAGCACCCTAAGGCTCGTTTGACAGGTCATCAACAG CTCGTGAACCATGTTTACTTCTCACCTGATGGTCAATGGGTGGCAAGTGCCTCCTTTGACAAATCTGTCAAGTTATGGAATGGTATCACAGGAAAATTCGTTGCAGCTTTTCGTGGGCATGTGGGGCCTGTATACCAAATAAG TTGGTCTGCTGACAGTAGGCTTCTCTTAAGTGGAAGTAAGGACTCTACACTAAAG GTTTGGGATATCCGTACACAAAAATTGAAACAGGACCTTCCGGGACATGCAGATGAg GTTTTTGCGGTGGATTGGAGTCCAGATGGTCAGAAGGTAGCCTCTGGTGGAAGGGACAGAGTATTGAAATTATGGATGAATTAG